The Streptomyces cyaneogriseus subsp. noncyanogenus region GCCGAGGGAGGTCAGGTGCTCCACGACGGCCGGGTGCGCGAGACCGGCGTAGGTGCCGCGGAGTTCGGGCGGCACGTCGGGGTGGGTGCGGGTGAGCCCCTTGACATGGGCCTCGTAGATGACGGTGTCGGCGTAGGGGCGCCGGGGCGGGCGGTCGTCGCCCCAGTCGAAGAACGGGTCGGTGACCACGCCGAGCATGGTGTGTCCGGCGCTGTCGGCCGGATCGGGGCGGCCCGGGGCGCGCTCGAAGAGGGAGGGATGGCTGTCGACCTGTCCGTCCACGGCGCGGGTGTACGGGTCGAGGAGCAGCTTGGCCGGGTTGCACCGGTGGCCCACGGCCGGGGCCCACGGCCCGTGCACCCGGTAGCCGTAGCGCTGCCCCGGCCCGACGCCGGGCAGGTAGCAGTGCCACACGAAGCCGTCGACCTCGGCCATCCGGACGCTGCGGTGGGAGCCGTCGTCGGCGACGAGGATCAGGTCGACGCGTTCGGCGACCTCGCTGAAGAGCGCGAAGTTGGTGCCCTGGCCGTCGTACGTGGCCCCGAGGGGGTAGGGGTGCCCGCTCCAGACGGGCACCCCCTCCCGGGCCGGCTTCGCGCCGGTCACCGGGCCTCCTCCAGCACGCCGCCCGACGTGCCCGGCTCGCTCGGCATGCTCGCCGGGTGCGCCAGCCGCGCCGTGACCGGCGTCTCGCGCGGCAGTTCCAGACCCTCGCTGGTGTCCGGCATGGGCACCGTCGGCACCAGCGGGACGCGTTCGCCGGCGCGGGCGCGCTGGGAGAACCAGATGACCTTGGCTCCGGTGTCGGTGGCGCAGCAGCCCCAGCCGTCGCTCGTCGCGGCGAGGTGCTGCAGGCAGCCGCGCAGGTCCTGGTCCGGGCGGAGCGCGTGGTCGTTGCCCCCTACGGCCGTGATGAGGTGCTGGCCGTTCCACCACATCTCGATCGACGTGTTCTTGTCGCTCGCGTGCTCGTCGATCGCCCGGAGCAGCATCTCCGCGCCGCGGCACACGGGGTCGACGAGATTCTCCAGGTCCCAGAACCTGAGGTGAGCGGCCAGGATGCGCCTGACCTGTCCGACCCGTTCCGGGCTGACTTCCACGTCGAGGTGGTAGTAGCAGGGCACTGCGGTCTTCATCGTCGTTGGCTCCTCACCGCGAGGCTCCCGCCCGTTCCCGTCCCCGCGGGACGAGCTCCCCGAACACGAGGCGTGAGCACATGGCGCTTCTGAGTCACTCCAGCGTGAGAGCAGTAGTCCGTTCGTGCAACACGAGCAGGCGGCGACGCGCTTTCCGGATGATTGAAGATCCAACAAGACGCTGGGTCGTCACCCGTGCACCATGTGTGAAGAACTCGATCGCCCGTAAACGGAGCCACGCCCTGAACGCGCGGCCGCCGCCCGACCGTCGGGAACGTGCCATCGGGTCCCGGAAGGTGAACAGCACCATGCTGCTACCCGCGAAATCCGAGGTCGCCCGGCAACTGCGGCGTTACCGGGCGTGGGAACGGATGATGCTGGCGTCCCCCGCCGACCGAGCGGTGCGGGCCGCCTTCGAGGACTCGGGTCACGCCCTGTGCGCGCTCATGGGCAAGCGGTGCGCCCGGGAGGCCGCGGACGCCGCCGAGCGGTATCTGCGGGCGGGTCTGGCCGCCTATGCGGAGGAACAGAGGAAGCGGCCTCGTACGGCGACCGCCGCCAGACGGGGACCGCCGGCGGCCGACCGGCATTCCCCGGCGGGGAGCGGGACCCCCTCCGGCGCAGCTTGACCATCTGGCCCGGCACGAAGAGCCCGGCCGCGAGCACGGCGGAGGTGAGAACCGATGAGACCGACGAATACGGCGCGGGAGACGGGCCGCATCCCGGTGCGGGACGTCCGGCCGGTCGTGGAGCACGGCAGGCGCCCGGCGAAGGCGGTGGCGGGAGAGACGTTCGAGGTCACCGCCACCGTGTTCCGTGAAGGGCACGACGCGGTCGCCGCCAACGTCGTACTGACGGACCCTCGGGGCCGCCCCGGCCCCTGGACGCCGATGCGCGAACTGGCCCCGGGCACCGACCGGTGGGGGGCGGAGGTCACCCCGGCGGCCGAAGGCCACTGGACCTTCCGGGTGGAGGCGTGGAGCGATCCGGTCACCACCTGGCGCCACCACGCGCGGATCAAGATCCCGGCCGGGATCGACATCGGTCTCGTCCTGGAGGAGGGCGCCGAGCTGTACGAGCGGGCCGCCGCGAACGTCCCGGACGGCGAGGGGCGTGCCGTGGTGCGGGCCGCCGCGGCGGCGCTGCGCGATGACGGCCTGCCGGCGGCGTCCCGGCTGGCGGCGGCGCTGACGCCGGAGGTCGACGCGGTGCTGGCCCGCCACCCGCTGCGGGAACTGGTCACCTCCAGCGACCCGCTGCCCCTGCTGGTGGAGCGCGAACGCGCCCTGTACGGCGCCTGGTACGAGTTCTTCCCCCGCTCCGAGGGAACCCCCGACCAGCCCCACGGCACCTTCCGCACCGCCGCCCGCCGCCTGCCGGCGATCGCCGCCATGGGCTTCGACGTCGTCTACCTCCCCCCGATCCATCGTATAACTTCGTATAATGTATGCTATACGAAGTTATTACGAACTGGTCACCTCCAGCGACCCGCTGCCCCTGCGGGTGGAGCGCGAACGCGCCCTGTACGGCGCCTGGTACGAGTTCTTCCCCCGCTCCGGGGGAACCCCCGACCAGCCCCACGGCACCTTCCGCACCGCCGCCCGCCGCCTGCCGGCGATCGCCGCCATGGGCTTCGACGTCGTCTACCTCCCCCCGATCCACCCCATCGGCACCACCCACCGCAAAGGCCGCAACAACTCCCTGTCCGCCACCCCCGACGACGTCGGCGTCCCCTGGGCCATCGGCTCCCCCGAAGGCGGCCACGACGCCGTCCACCCCGCCCTGGGCACCCTCGACGACTTCGACCGCTTCGTCGCCCGCGCCCGCGAACTCGGCCTGGAGATCGCCCTCGACTTCGCCCTCCAGTGCTCCCCCGACCACCCCTGGGTCGACAAACACCCCGAGTGGTTCCACCACCGGCCCGACGGCACCATCGCCTACGCCGAGAACCCGCCCAAGAAGTACCAGGACATCTACCCCATCGCCTTCGACGCCGACATGGACGGCCTCGTCACCGAGACCACCCGCGTCCTGCGCCACTGGATGGCCCACGGCGTGCGCATCTTCCGCGTCGACAACCCCCACACCAAACCGGTCGTCTTCTGGGAACGGGTCATCGCCGGCATCAACCGCACCGACCCCGACGTGATCTTCCTGGCCGAGGCGTTCACCCGCCCCGCCATGATGCACACCCTCGCCCAGATCGGCTTCCAGCAGTCCTACACCTACTTCACCTGGCGCAACACCAAACAGGAACTCACCGACTACCTCACCGAGCTGACCGGCGAG contains the following coding sequences:
- a CDS encoding DUF5133 domain-containing protein — encoded protein: MLLPAKSEVARQLRRYRAWERMMLASPADRAVRAAFEDSGHALCALMGKRCAREAADAAERYLRAGLAAYAEEQRKRPRTATAARRGPPAADRHSPAGSGTPSGAA